The genomic region tggtggactttgcACGACCCAAGACCTCTAGGTTGGAGACACAGTCTTGCCAGCGGATCCCAATAATGAAACGGATGGCGTGCATGTGGAATCTCTCCAGCTGTTTGATGTGATGTTGgtagagtccaggtctcacatccataggagagaagggatgaccataTCAGagaccaaatggcctaattctgctcctacatcttaagGTCTATCTTCATTATTATAGCGAACGCTAAAGATGGCCTCGAGTTAATTCCATcttaaaagtaaaattaaaaaatcaCGGCTCGTTTTCATTACCAGATTATTTAGGATGGACAATATCCGGAATCTAAATCCATTCACCTCATAGTAGTTTTCAGAAAATAAACATACTCAAGCTTGTTTTCTGTCATAACAAAACTTTTAAAACGAAGGAAAGCTGAGAAAAAAATGTCCGGAAATATGTTTTACGGCAAGGGGCGATTTCTACGTGGAGTCCTCCGGCGTTGGAGGGCGCAGACGCTGGGGAGCTGAGCCAGCTGCCGTCTTCCGGGTGTTCCTTCTGCATCAACCAATCAGCCAGCAGTTTGTCGCTCGGCGTCGTTTAAAAGAGCGGTGGCATTGTTACATTGCTGGACATGGTTATTCACCGCTGCCGAGTTCTTCGAGTGGGTGATGTAAACTCTCGTTAACTTGCCGAGTTTAAGTGTTTAATTTTGGGTTGTTTAAGCACGTCGAAGTTAGAGTGttcaaagttgtttttaattagctAAATTCTAGTAGTTTGATCGAATTgaaatttcagtaacaattacatttttaatgatttGTTTTCCGAAATGAGCGATAACCGCGCATGTGTTGCGAAGTGGTAAAGTTAGTCTTTGAAGGCAGGTTCATGAATATGTTATTTTCTAATGTACACCATATGCTATCGATACAGCAAGGAAGGGCTTGACGTGTAAAAGCAAAAATGCTGgggaagctcagctggtcaagcagtgtcctgtAACGTTTAGGTCTTGAGGCGTCCGAACAAATGCTGGCAGATGCCTGAACTTTTTGTTTGGATGCATGCTGGCATTCTCTCGTActctgatgaagagctcaagcctgaaacatcggttttgtgtctttacctttgctacgaggacactgtttgacctgctgagcttctccagcaatctgtatttttacttcaaccacttcaGGACTTGAAATGTATTGAGTTGGCCTATGAATCTGCACTGTTGATGGCTTTTTTTTTGGTGTGTTATAGCAGTATGCCAAACTGATAATTTAATCGGAAACATTTTTTTGTCCTTaacttggattaatattttaataGCTCTGAATAAATGGGCAATATCTGCAAAAAGAGAAGCAATTTAATTTGAGTCTCAGCCACTTTTGTGTTTTAGCAGATATCTCACAGTATTCATATATgtggaaatttttttttggaaggagtgGATTTttttggggtggtggtggtgagaggGGGATGTTCATTTCTGTAAATGTAACAACTGGTAAAACATGAAgtttaaaaacccaatgctggagaaactcagcaggtcaaatagtgtcatTTATATTACAAAGATACATGACcattggcttgagcccttcatcaaggtataaataTAACATTTGATAATGGGTGGAAATGTTTTAGCTTATGAAATTATGCATTCAATTGAGATAAATCCCTTAATATTTCTACTAaggtcaatttattttgtaacttttCACTAAAATTCACTTTTTCAGTTTGTGCAGTGACCTGAAATGGCAGTAAGGGTATTTGTGGAGAAAGAAAATGAACTGTTGAGTGCTTGTACCAAAAAGCACCCAAAGTTGCGTTCTTGTAAGTACTGAAAGAGGGGTTTGCTTTTTATTAGAGGAAATGGTATTGTAATTTTCTATGAATGTAGAAGAGCATAGTATGAGCCCTTtggtccacgatgttgtgctaTCTAGTAAAAACATAGTGTGACTTAATATTTTGTAAATATAAAGTAGTAAAGTAACTAACCAATGTTTAAAATATGTGGATTATATTTGAGAACTTGTTGGTTAAATACAAATGTCTGGTGCTAATTGATTTTTAAAGTTTTGGTTATTGAGTGAATTCTCTCCTTTCAACTATAGCTGAATCATCTCTACAACAGACTCCCAAAGCCAGGAAGATGTTAACCGTGCCTCACTTGCAGCAGTCTTCACGAAAGGCACTTGGGGATGTGAACAGTTTTTTGCATACAGGCACCAAGACTGATTGCTCTCagaaaaaaggaagagaaaaaatcCTTAAAATGAACCGTAATGTACAAACATTTAAAACTGCCAAGGTATTTAAATATAAGAATGTTGGGTTTCTTTCATGAATGCTGAATGTCAAGTGATAGTTTAAAAGCATTTGGACAAAATTGAAAAtggttagtttttttaaaaaatagacatgcagcatggtaacaggtccttttggcccacaagttcatgctgcccatttacactccGTTAATCTgcagccctggtacattttgaatggtggcaggaaacccacgcagacaaggagaACTTAaccaactccatacagacagcacagatTCAAATCCCAATAGTTGGTGCTGCAAAGGCATTGCACaaattgctatgccaaccatgctgcccccaaAAATGTTTTTTGGATGAATCTCTATGACATCACCAAGTTTCTTGTTGGTTATTAATGCTTTTAAACTACCTGATTTTAGTAcagtgcttttttttcccctaacCTTTCCAACACTGTGCTATTGGTAGAACATCAGGGCAAAGTTCAGGTCAAATTAGCTTTCTGTTGCCCTTCCATTTTTATCCAAGATGCAAAATTTGAGCAGATCTTGTTAATATGcaactttatttaaattattCTTATTTGGAACATATGGTTACACCATCATCTATCTGGTAAAATGAACTGGATAACAATTTTAATTCTTGCCTTGAATTTTTTTGACCATGCCTGGGATATGGGTGCTAACAATTTGGTGTAATCatgattttaatgtttttaaatttgttttgctcTAAAATGTGGGTACAGTTTCTTAAAATGCCTGTCTCCCCTTAAACTAAGTAATGGTACGGAATTTAAAAGCTGCGCTCTTTCAACTCTAAAGTTGTAGTACTTTTTAGATAAAGTATTACCTGAAGTCTGTAACACCACCACTTTGCTTGATTTTTCACATTTCTTCATTTCTGTTTCATGAACTGAAATTCTAAATGTGCTTAAAGAGACATCGTGTAATATTTATAGAAGATCAAAGCCTTGATTTTTAAAGATTGTTTGGGTCTTAAAATAAGAAACCAAGGTACCAATAGAATGTTTCTTCAGACCTGAGCAACAATTGAATATGTTTaagatcatttatttattttttaaaaaagctggaTTTAACTTTGTTCTCTCACTAATCCCTGGTTAATGATTGCGTATTGGCAGCCCACAGGAAAACCTTCCATTTCAGAGCCGCCAAAATCTCCCGAGAAACCTGAAGTCTATCCTGAAATTGAAACTTTCATTCCTTTTGATCCTCTTGGTAAGTGACAGAAAACTTGGTTGTGAGACTGAAGGGATGTTACAATGTcttctttaatcttttttaaattggTTGTAAGTAACACCAGAAATTATTTTCAGTTTGGAAGACTCCTTAATTTGTTTCCATGTCGAagtagcatttatttttattgctgACAGTAACTGCTCTGGGAAAATCTTTGGAGAGAATCTAATGTAACAAATATACTGAGATTTGATGCTTCTGTTGACCCATTTCTGTCCTAATGGCTGTACCAAATTTATCTGGCTCTGAAGTACCTTGACATACTTGCTGgtctaccttttttaaaaaaaaaaaaaaacttgtttgctCTATAACGGAAAAGATTGTGCAAATGTTATAACTGAGTGAGACACTGAACCTGGTTAAATGCAAAGTTATTTATTCATAACAGGCAGACATTCCCTTTTTCTCTGTAGAATCTAAGCTCTTAAAgtacattttaaagaaagaaggTAGTAAATGATTTTATACATATCAATAACTGgtttgtttattgtcattttaGTCTAACATATGGTTCCTTTAAACTACCTGAATGCAAGCACACTGACATGGCACTGTACAAACATCTTTGCTGGGACAGAGTACTTCACATGAACAGTTCAAAAGCTTCCAAAGACAGAATCTGGGCTTTAAAAAGTGTGAGATTCCCTGGATATACAAATGTGCCAATTGTTATAGCATCAATGACAATGtttgttgtttttttatatatttttgaaagCTATAGCTTTCATCTGCAAAATAACTTGCTTGGAGAAAGAATAATTTGTAAGATAGCATCCATTTGGGTAGAGTTTAggaataaagtgaaaaaaatcactggtggcaGCTGTCTATCATCCACCAATTACGGTgacacaggcaataaaccaagaaatatcaggCAAGTTGGGATGATGCAGCAGATACTGAGGGGATTTCAACATGGACTGGGTGAATCAGATTGGTTGAGGCAGCCTTGAGGAAGACTTAACAGGtaacacggttagcatagcagttagagcactgcagcactgtaacagcagTCACGACTTGGGttggaatcccacactgtctgtaaggagtttgtacattctccctgtatctgggtTTTAGCTGGGACTCCAGTtttctctcactgttcaaaaacatactgggattgAAGGTTAATatgtgtaactgggcagcacaggcttgtgggctgaaagggcctgttaacaatctaaatttttttttttacaaatgcaAGCTTGACCGCTTTCTTGCATATCATGTAACCGAACCTAAAAGGGAATATACTATCTTGGATCTGGTCGTGcacaatgagacaggtaaaattagcaATTTTAGTAGTTAGGGATCCTCTcgaaaagagtgatcacagtatgattgagcTTCTTATACAAGTGGAGGGTACAATAGTTATGTCTAAAACCAGTGTGatatgcctaaacaagggaaaccACAAGGGGATGAGGGAAGAGTTGAAAAAGGAAAGCAGGCTATATGGAGGGtcggttgaggaacagtggaagactgaGATTTTTCAGTggtcaacaaaagtatattccagttaaaagcaaagaCAGTAAGGGTGGGGGAATCCAGCCTTTTATAACTAAGGAAATCCAGGAAAACATCAAATTAAAACCTCTTGAGTACAATGTGGCCAAGAGCAGTGCAAACCTAAAAGATTGGGGAAATGTTATTGCTTACTTTGTGTTTTTGTTGTTTTAAAGAGGGGAGGTTTACAAAAGGattaacacaaaatataaaaacagactgtaGAAGTGTTTATTTTTGTATAAAGCttaaaagggtggctaaagtgaaggtttGCCCCTTGAAGGATAagaaggggaattgaaatagcTGCGGCTTTGAATTTTGTCACTCTTCAAGGTAGAGGATACACCTACCATGCGAAAGACAGGTGCAATGGGAGGTAAGGTCCTAGATGtgatagctatcactaaagaggtagcaCTGAGGAAATTTGATGGTCTAAAGATGGACACATCCCCTCCATGGTCCTGATGGAATCTattccagggtactgaaagatGTGGCAGATTGTATTAgaagctttggtgataattttccaaaattctgtctctgggcaggtcccagaagatggtgaatgtcaCACCACTATTCAAAGAAGGATGTAGTccaaagatcacaagaaaaaggaacataaGCAGGTCacaaggcccatcgagtctgttctgtgactctacactaagctaaaCTATGCTCAcgcctagttccaatttccagcctcttccccatatcccttgatacccttactaagaAGATgcctatccatttcctgtttaaatatctCCGTGATCTGGTCTTTACCGCTTTGtgcagcagtgagttccacagatgcaCGACCCTCTAAACTTCTTCCACCTCtgtttaattggataacttctaatgtTAAGTTGCCCTAGATTCACTAAGGGAAACATCTGcatcactctgtcaaaacctttgaatatttgaaatgtctttgagatccccctcattcatCGATACTCCAACGAATagaacccaagagctgccaaacgctgcTCAtacttgcattccaggaatcatcctagtataactcctgcaccctctctagcaacatcacatcctttctaagatgggggtctcaccagtgccccatagttTCATTAACACctatctacttttatacactatttctcttgaaatgaatgctagcatagcatttgccttcttcactgaaggccATTTGTTGAACATcggtttggaatgtgggaggaagcccatGGCTGTTTGGAATGTATAGACCTTGTagacagcagtggatttcaaactgggTTGCTGGATTTTCTGAAAGAGAACTAATTTCAGATGTGTACTTTTTTTCTGCAGAGACTACAGTCTCTAGTCTTGAGTCAGCAATGGAGCTTTTATTTTTTATACAAATAAAGCATTGATCTGAATTGGATTTTGTAATGAGGTAAACTATTTTAATATTGCAGACTATGAAGATTTTAATGTGCCAGAGGAACATAGGCTTGATCACATCTGCTTGGCTGGCTTGCCACTCCTTATTCTTGAGAAGGAAGGAGCTTTAATGGAAAAAGTGCTGAACAAAGTCCCTTCACCTATGAAATGGCCCTCGCTTGGAAAAGAATTCAGTATGTCATACAATAACTTTAAGTATTGAGaagctcagcatgtcaaacagtgtcctttagcaAATGCATGACCAATGTTTTTGgcatgagtccttcatcaagggctcaaggctgaaacatCGGTTGTGTATCATAAAGGAAactgatctgctgagcttctccagcattatttttatttcaacaaTGATGTCTactgaattttgtgattttacttttttttaaaagtattgaGCTATTTTGCATGGAAGAAACTAACCTATTTTTAAATTGCAGGTTTGGATTTTGAGATGACTGATGTATTGGCAGAGCTGGATGGAATTGAAGTTGAATTGCCTTCAATAGAAAATGACTTCTGAAGACTACCTTGAACTTCCAAACAGTGTTTATATTACTTTATTGGTCTTGGTGTGTAGATTATTTGCATTTGTTAATCTTGGTGACTGATCTTGAACATAATACTTTCAGTTTTTTTTGTTGTGTACTCAAACTTTTAATAAAGGCTTATTATGCATTATACAAAATACTACTTGCATTTTTGGTGTTTTCAGTAAAAATGTCAATTGTCCAAACTTGTTCAATTTGATCATTGAAATTGcaaattaatttcaaattttcatttcagaatttttgtTTGCAATCAACAATATCCTTCCAATTGAGGATAAGAGTTTTGTGCAGTTCTCTCAAAGGGTCTTCAATTTGAAGTTAACTTTCTTTCCAATTGAGCATTTCTGTACTTCAAGTTTTTGAGCAAATTAGAGACCTTGAACTAAATGATCTCTAGGCAAGGCAGTAATTGCcaaggaataaaattatattCCACACCCTGATCATAAAACCCAGAATCCGGAGTTTGCTGCTGTCGCAAGACTTGAGCACATTGCACTAACTCTGTCCTTATACTAAAATCTCTCTGCATCAGTTGATCTTCCCTTCTGTATTTGAAGGATCCAAGAaaaaagctgatttttttttttcaccgAGCCAAATTGGTTTATCTTTCATTGCACTCTTTAAATAAACTGATGTTTTTTCACCCTCtttcaatgtaatttttattttgattattttgtaTCTACTAGTGTTTTGTGGGTTCGAGGCTTTTTGAGAGGAAATACTTATCAGTGCATCCAACATTGATAAACAAGCTGTAGATACTGAAGTCTTGATCTTTAAATGGTCTAAATCTAAAatattgattgaccatttctatccatgaatagtgtctcactttggttcctccagcaattaaTCTGTttaaaacatttcaggttgaccTCTTCATTAGAACTGTCAAACATGTTGCAAGTTCCAAATTTTTTTAGAGTGGTGATGTTGAACACAATTAAAGCACCTGCCTCAAATGGTGCTCCAGTCTGCCCATCATATTTATCTGGATTTCTTTCCCTTTATGGAAATGTACTTTCcattgtgatggattatatcatgttttatattgtgtgtgttgtgtgtatatTGAGAGAGATGTGCCCTACACTACTCCCACACCAAAAaaaactcatttaaaatgccaggacTTTGCTCAAGCCAttcagtccaggctctgagtgcctttgcaaaaattttgCCTATAGatgtttcacaagtaggtgttaattggaaatgtTGTGGAGTCATGGATTATtgttaaagcaacagatgaacaggctcagaagtttgggtctggtgctgTTATCTGTCTAGTTGCAGTTTACTCTTCTGAGAAGGTAGTGTGGTTTTTGCAAGAAGAGAGAAGATAAAACAGCCTCTTTCTGAGAGAGAACTGGCTTCTGCAGCCATGGTAAGTTGGCAGCTTGTTAAAATCCCATTTTTGAAGACGATATAACTGTTTTTGTGGAAACAGGCCGTGTCGGCCCTTCatgtccacgccggttcacttgaacaacttcactagattccccctcctgctctccgcccataaccctccaaccctcacATCCACGTACACAaccttctttgtcttggcttcgcggacaaagatttatggagggggtaaatgtccacgtcagctgcagggtcgtttgtggctgaaaaatcagatgcgggacaggcagacgcggttgcaagggaaaattggttggttggggttgggtgttgagtttttcctccattgtcttttgtcagtgaggtgggctctgcggtcttctctaaaggaggttgctgcctgctgaactgtgaggcaccaagatgcatggtttgaggcgatatcagcccacaggcagtggtcaatgtggcaggcaccaagagctttctttaggcagtctttgtacctcttctttggtgcaccgctgtctcggtggccagtggagagttcgccatataacacgatcttgggaaggcgatggtcctccattctggagacgtgaacgacccagcgcagttggatcttcagcagtgtggattcgatgctgtcagcctctgccatcgcgagtacttcgatgttggagatgaagtcgctccaatgaatgttgaggatggagcggagacaacgctggtggaagcattctaggagccgtaggtgatgccggtaaaggacccatgattcggagctgaacaggagtgtgggtatgacaacggctctgtatatgctaatctttgaggtttttcagttggttgtttttccagactcttgtgtagtcttccaaaagcactatttgccttggcgagtctgttgtctatctcgttgtcgatccttgcatctgatgaaatggtgcagccgagataggtaaactggttgaccgttttgagttttgtgtgcccgatggagatgtgggggggctggtagtcatggtggaggacttgttttcttcaggctgacttccaggccaaatattttggcagtttccgcaaaacaggatgtcaagcgctgaagagctgactctgaatgggcaactaaagcggcattgtctgcaaagagtagttcacggacaagttgctcttgtgtcttggtgtgagcttgcaggcgcctcagattgaagagactgccatccgtgtggtaccggatgtaaacagcgtcttcattgttgaggtctttcatagcttgtttcagcatcatgctgaagaagattgaaaggagggttggtgcgagaacgcagccttgcctcacgccattgttaatggagaaggcttcagagagctcattgttgtatctgacccgaccttgttggtttttgtgcagttggataaccatgttgaggaactttggggggcatccgaagcgctctagtatttgccaaagccctttcctactcacggtgttgaaggctttggtgaggtcaacaaaggtgatgtagagtcctttgtttggttctctgcacttttcttggagctgtctgagggcaaagaccatgtcagtagttcctctgtttgcgcgaaagccacactgtgattctgggagaacattttcggcgacactaggtattattctatttaggagaatcctaacgaagattttgcttgcaatggagagcagcgtgattcccctgtagtttgagcagtctgatttctcgcctttgtttttgtacagggtgatgatgatggcatcatgaaggtcctgaggcagctttccttggtcccagcagagcttgaaaaactcatgcagtttggtatgcagagttttgccgccagccttccagacctctgggggattccatccatacctgctgctttgccactttttagttgttcaattgccttatatgtctcttcctgggtgaggacctcatccagctctagccttaagggctgttgagggagctggagcagggcagattcttggactgagtggttggcactgaaaagagattggaagtgttctgaccatcggtgcagccggctttggacttggggtgaggggctatacacagcctttagagcctcataaaaacccctgaagtcgccaatgtccgtgctgagctgggttcgttaggcgaggctagtccaccactcattttggatctcccggagtttgcgctgaagatggctacatgtgcgacggaaggctcgtttcttctctggccaggacggctttgcaaggtgagcctggtgggcagctcgcttctttaccagcagctcctggatttcctggttgttttcgtcgaaccagtccttgtttttcctggaggagaagcccagtacctcttcagtggattgcagtatgacagtcttcagctgatcccagagggtttcagggttcgagtccgtgaggcagattgcatcctcgaactttgctttgaggtttgcctggaagtttcctctcacttctcttaaatgacagaagggaccctgccgcagttgagttcagcctgttgaaaacccttgtgttcCATACAGGAGGAAATGACTagtgtgtttcacctgaaataagggaaacaaaaggaacttggtggtgacctgcagaaaagGTCATTTGGCAAATCCTGAAGGGGTCAAGTttattcagcaagacactgaagtggctgatcggagggtaTCTGTTTGTGtgtatccaatgagcaacaaatctctgaaaccaacaagaaactttctggtcggtaaccaattacctttaagcaccagagcttggtgaaaattcataaatgttaaattctgtgcatggtgtaaggattgcctgataccggtgtacttggaggaatgagaagtgaaattggattgtgaattaaagaacttttctgaacatgtacacatgcgcttagaattagaagggggttaagttaatagtaagtttgatcctgttttatgt from Narcine bancroftii isolate sNarBan1 chromosome 9, sNarBan1.hap1, whole genome shotgun sequence harbors:
- the pttg1 gene encoding securin, which codes for MAVRVFVEKENELLSACTKKHPKLRSSESSLQQTPKARKMLTVPHLQQSSRKALGDVNSFLHTGTKTDCSQKKGREKILKMNRNVQTFKTAKPTGKPSISEPPKSPEKPEVYPEIETFIPFDPLDYEDFNVPEEHRLDHICLAGLPLLILEKEGALMEKVLNKVPSPMKWPSLGKEFSLDFEMTDVLAELDGIEVELPSIENDF